A window of the Macrobrachium rosenbergii isolate ZJJX-2024 chromosome 13, ASM4041242v1, whole genome shotgun sequence genome harbors these coding sequences:
- the LOC136845022 gene encoding serine-rich adhesin for platelets-like: protein MAAWISLVVLSLAVVSTLSFPQPDAEYKIPNVGLGSRSQYYVLHSDGTFKYGYDSGDGLYEQSMAQAPGEVSGSFGYKDPTGADIKLEYTADERGFQPRGGHLPVSPESAFGAKVRKAPTSPSTGSAAKPYSAPAPSPAAAPTATVPAEYAEIRSSAGGDGSYSFNYETSKSSRSESADPHNSVTGQYSFIADDGINRAINYIAGSDTGYIAEGDSLPVGPSVPGAESGIPTGRILPVLSEQEANALAAATSSAGPQTKAALSAVSPSSAVRSPSSINVAGTRSASTASRDASYSFSYDAGDSARSESADADLNVKGTYSFLPPEGHRLTVNYVAGSDTGFVATGDHLPVAPDADAPSNVRGVVPSATANVYSSPISRPSTRVTAGSAASAPVEVAQVRSSAGDDGSYNFAYETSSSSRSESANAQNSVTGQYAFVADDGINRAIKYTANAETGYIAEGDSLPVGPSVPGAESGIPTGRILPILSEEEANALAGATSRSSSLTTAGQSSAAFAGAVAATKTAASRTSDASYSFNYDAGDSARSETADAGLNIKGTYSFVPPEGHRLTVNYVAGSDTGFLATGDHLPVAPEAATASGVARQAAAPSVTAYSAPASRSPSRAPQTSAPAPAEAAQVRSSAGNDGSYSFSYETDSSSRSESADAQNSVTGHYSFVADDGINRKIDYIAGSETGYIAEGDSLPIGPSVPGAESGIPTGRILPVLSEEEANALAGVSAARGVTPLLKASATSGASASPADASYSFSFASDSYSRNEEADADGNIVGSYTYVDEDGKEHKVKFVAGRETGFLPEGYPTPSSASAAQAAAAASGTAAASSRTAAGTGAVSVYSAPSAAGSSAAGSSSLPAKPAKASPSQRTSLSAGHSSRVVGDVLLHQYDAVNRDKYGYVFTALRR from the exons ATGGCAGCGTGGATTAGCTTG GTGGTGTTGTCCTTGGCGGTGGTTAGCACCCTGAGTTTTCCACAGCCAGATGCCGAGTACAAAATCCCAAACGTGGGACTCGGATCTCGCTCCCAATATTACGTTCTGCACTCCGACGGCACCTTTAAATATGGCTACGACTCTGGAGATGGTCTTTACGAACAATCAATGGCACAGGCCCCTGGAGAAGTGTCTGGATCATTCGGTTACAAGGACCCTACAGGAGCAGATATCAAGCTTGAATACACAGCTGATGAACGAGGATTCCAGCCACGTGGAGGACATCTGCCTGTGAGCCCTGAAAGCGCTTTTGGTGCCAAAGTAAGAAAAGCTCCTACTTCCCCATCAACAGGATCTGCTGCTAAGCCATACAGTGCCCCGGCTCCATCACCTGCTGCAGCTCCAACTGCTACAGTTCCAGCTGAATATGCTGAAATAAGAAGCTCTGCTGGAGGTGATGGCAGTTATAGCTTCAACTATGAAACCTCTAAAAGTTCTCGTTCAGAATCTGCTGATCCTCATAACTCAGTAACAGGACAATATTCTTTCATTGCCGATGATGGAATCAACCGTGCAATCAATTACATTGCAGGATCAGACACTGGTTACATTGCTGAAGGGGATTCACTCCCTGTTGGGCCTAGTGTCCCAGGAGCTGAAAGTGGTATTCCCACTGGAAGGATTCTTCCAGTTCTCTCAGAACAAGAGGCCAATGCTCTTGCTGCAGCTACTTCCTCTGCTGGTCCCCAAACAAAAGCAGCACTTTCTGCAGTTTCCCCGTCCTCAGCAGTAAGAAGCCCTTCATCCATCAATGTTGCTGGTACAAGGTCAGCAAGCACTGCTTCAAGAGATGCTTCCTACTCCTTCAGTTATGATGCTGGAGATAGTGCTAGATCTGAAAGTGCAGATGCTGACTTGAATGTAAAGGGAACTTACAGCTTTCTTCCACCAGAGGGACACAGACTCACAGTCAATTATGTTGCAGGATCAGATACTGGATTTGTTGCTACAGGAGATCACCTTCCAGTAGCTCCTGATGCTGATGCTCCGTCAAACGTGAGGGGGGTAGTCCCTTCAGCAACTGCTAATGTTTATTCTTCTCCTATTTCTCGTCCATCTACAAGAGTCACAGCTGGTTCTGCTGCATCAGCTCCTGTTGAGGTGGCTCAGGTAAGAAGCTCTGCTGGTGATGATGGAAGCTATAACTTTGCTTACGAAACATCAAGCAGTTCTCGTTCAGAATCTGCTAATGCTCAGAATTCGGTCACTGGACAATATGCTTTCGTTGCTGATGATGGAATTAATCGTGCCATTAAATATACTGCTAATGCAGAGACTGGCTACATCGCAGAGGGAGATTCTTTACCAGTTGGTCCTTCAGTCCCAGGCGCTGAGTCTGGCATTCCCACTGGAAGAATATTACCTattctctcagaagaagaagcaAATGCTTTAGCTGGTGCCACTTCTAGGTCTAGCTCTCTTACCACCGCTGGCCAATCGTCAGCTGCTTTTGCTGGTGCTGTTGCTGCTACCAAGACTGCAGCTTCTCGTACTTCTGATGCCTCGTATTCGTTTAACTATGATGCAGGTGACAGTGCACGATCTGAAACTGCTGATGCAGGCCTCAACATTAAGGGAACTTACAGCTTTGTACCACCAGAGGGACACAGACTCACTGTCAATTATGTTGCAGGGTCTGATACTGGCTTTCTTGCCACAGGAGATCATCTCCCTGTAGCTCCTGAAGCTGCCACTGCTTCAGGAGTTGCCAGACAAGCTGCTGCCCCAAGTGTTACTGCATATTCTGCTCCTGCTTCTCGTTCACCATCAAGGGCTCCACAAACTAGTGCACCAGCTCCTGCAGAAGCAGCTCAGGTGCGAAGTTCTGCTGGCAATGATGGAAGTTACAGTTTTTCTTATGAAACCGACAGTAGTTCACGCTCTGAATCTGCTGATGCTCAAAATTCAGTAACTGGACACTATTCTTTCGTTGCTGATGATGGAATCAATAGAAAAATTGACTACATTGCTGGTTCTGAGACTGGATACATTGCTGAAGGTGATTCCCTGCCTATTGGTCCCTCTGTTCCTGGTGCTGAGAGTGGTATTCCTACAGGTCGAATCCTGCCAGTTCTTTCTGAAGAGGAGGCCAATGCCCTTGCAGGAGTTAGTGCTGCCAGGGGTGTTACTCCTCTTCTGAAGGCAAGTGCTACCAGTGGTGCCTCAGCATCACCTGCAGATGCTTCATATTCCTTCTCTTTTGCTTCTGACAGTTATTCTCGGAATGAAGAAGCTGATGCTGATGGAAATATTGTTGGTTCATACACTTATGTCGATGAAGATGGAAAGGAACACAAGGTCAAATTTGTAGCTGGTCGAGAGACTGGTTTCCTGCCAGAGGGCTACCCTACACCCAGTTCTGCTAGTGCTGCacaagctgctgctgctgcttctggaACTGCCGCTGCTTCTTCTAGAACTGCAGCTGGCACTGGTGCTGTTTCTGTATATTCAGCCCCATCAGCTGCAGGAAGCTCAGCAGCTGGTAGCAGCTCTTTGCCAGCTAAACCTGCAAAGGCTTCACCGTCTCAGAGGACTTCACTGTCAGCAGGGCACTCAAGTCGCGTGGTGGGGGATGTTCTCCTTCACCAGTACGATGCTGTGAACAGGGATAAATATGGCTATGTCTTCACTGCACTTCGACGCTAA